The sequence below is a genomic window from Pleuronectes platessa chromosome 13, fPlePla1.1, whole genome shotgun sequence.
ttTATCAAATTGTATATCAATTTTATCTATACTGTATTATTTTTCTACTAAAATATCTAAACCAGAGAAGCAGAATGTGGACAGTGAGACCATCTTGTGGAATTGTCTTTAACAGCAAGGTCCACTGACAGTTTCTTCAAGTTGGATAACTTgagttaaataaacaatattgtttttaacatttgctAACACGGGACTATGATTTCTCTTCAGTCCTCAGAACTCGACAACCAGAAAGATCCTTATTTCCCTCTCATTGTTTTTATCTTACCTGAGAGAGATGACTCCTCCTCGTTTTGTAACACTGTCTCATCAGAGACCTGCTGTGAATTGGTGACCTCTTGGTCATTCTCCTTATTTCTCTGAGGCAAACAGTGGCTTTCCTCAACTTGTTCCTCctttccctccccctccccctcagcATCCCCTTCCCCAGAGTCATTGCTCCTGATGCTCAGGCGTCTCATACGATACATAACGTCCACATCCCTCATCCGGGCCAGACGCTCAACTGCCACCCGTCCTGGAGAAATAGCCAGCTTGTTCTGCAGCACTTCCATTCGGTGAGCTGGTCCCcggctcctcctctccccctccaagCTAAGAGACAGTCTGCGGTCCGGATTAGGGGGAACTGAAAGGGGCAGTCTATCTGGTGGAAACTCAGGTAAGCCTGCGTGGTCTCGGCCCAAATGAGTCCGTAGAACCACTCTCTGCTCTGGGACGGCAAAAGGATTCTTCTCCTGCGCCTGCTTGTCGTCAGGCGCTGCACTGTCTTGTATCTCATTCTCAAATTTCCCTTCAGCTGACTGTTTGTCTGCACTGCCTTCAGGTATTTCTCCTATACTGGCTTCCTTCGCTTCTACTTCCTTagctctctgttcctctgtgacTTGGGGGTCTGCAGGCACATCATTTGCTAATATTATGGATGCGCTCTCCTTTGTAGCGTCATTCATTAATAAGCTCTCAGCAGGATTAACTGCACCAATATTGTCCAAGTTGTCTGCTTGAGCATTGTCTGTTATTTCATTCCCTCCCCGTGTCAAAGTACTCTGTTCCCTTGTTTCACCACACAGATCAGACCCAGACTGTTTCAAACTTGAGTCTTTTGGCTCCTCAGTTAGGGAATCATCTGCTGGACTTTCTAAGGCAGCACATTGTGGTGGACTGCCATTTTGAGTGGCTGAGCTGTCCGAGCTGTTCTCCTCATGAAGTGGAGGCAATGGACCCTGTCTCATCTGATTCTCAAGCTCTCTTTTACAAATAGGGCAGTCCTCCTCTGATTCACCACTGAGATCTTGAAGAGTCTCAGGGTCATTCGGGTTAGAATTGCCTGTAGATGCTTTATTGACATCCGATGGGTCTTTAGTATGACGCAAAGTCAGGCATATGTCTTCGTAATCTGGAGGACTAGTGAGTGTAGAGGCGTCCTGCATGGGCTGTCTGTCTGCCCAGGGTACCTCAGCTGATGTGGTGTGCGTTGTTGGACTGAAGTCACAAAGCGGTGTCTCGATGGGCTCATCTGGCAGATCTAGTTTTACTGTCCTGCCATCAGTGCTCCGTCGGCGCGAAAGGTGCGAAAGAACCCTGTATTCTCGGAAGCCTGTCTCCCTGGGGGGGACGGGCAGTTCCTCCCGAAGCTGCTTGCTGAAAGTCACTGATTTTGTTGCAGGCCTGGAGAAGGCGCTCTTGACTTCCCTGTATTCTGGGTCAACTGACCAGCTTACTGCACTGCGCCTAAGGCTGCTGGGCTTGTTGAGAGGTTCTGATGTCAACCGAATTTTGATACGCTCAGGGATTTGTACAGAACCATCTGGGACTTTATTGCTGGCAGTGCCTAGCTCCAAGATGTCTTTGTAAGCCTCATTGAGGTCTTCTATGCACTTGTCAACGCTGGGCTGTTTgctattctgctgctgctgttgatccTGGACTTCCTTTTTGATGGTCTCAAGCTCTTTGACAGCATCCCATGGCCGCTGGACAGTCGGTTTCAGTAGCAACTGTGGCAATGCCTCTGGCCCAGTGTTTGTTGCTGGTTTGTTCTCCTCCACATTTCCTGAGGGTGGTACTGCTGGCTGCGGAGCTGTGCTCTTGTTCAGCTGGTTGGAGAAGGTGGATGTCAGGGAGAAGGCGCTGTTGCTTGACAGTTTCAGGCTCTTCACTCCCTTAATAGGAAAAGTGAAGGAAGATCCCGCTACACCTATGCTGTCAGGAGGGTCCTCAGTGTCTGGAGGGACAGGTTCTTGTTGTGCTTCCTTGTTTTCAGGGGCAGGTTTTTGGGCCTCTGGACTTGTTTGTGTCTCCTGGTCTCGATACTGGTTTGAAGGCCAGGATCCAGACAGTTTCAGCTCCTTGTAATGGTTTATTTTAGGGGGTCTACAGGgtacttttttaaacattttgctgCTTGCTCTACTGCTTGTTTTGCTGCTTGCTATGCTACCAGTAAGTGCTTGCAGCTCAGCTTCAGCTGAAGATGTGCTTTGGAGACTTTGGTTTGTTAAGTGGCCAGTTTTATTATCACTTGGACTGTCTGCTGGGTCTGGTGACTTCTCATTGTTGTTATTCTGATCACGGATCGTCCCACAGAGTTGTGGAGTAGGAGGGACAGACACCAAACAAAAAATTGTCTCACTAAGTCTCTTTTTTAGattcttgtttttgtctttttctggtGGATCAGGTACCTCCACCTTTTTGACCTCAGCCACAATTTCAGAGACACCCTGATCAACCGGCTTGCATGGGGGAGGTGGTGGTTTACCCAGAATAGATGAAGGAAAGAACTGAGTACGGTTTTGTTCAGGACCTACACTGtcactttttttgtttaatccCCTGTTAGACCATCGATTAATGCTGTCATTTTCTATAAGAGATGTTTTGCGGCCATCAGTATTGAGAGATGGCCCCTGTTGGGGAGGAAAGGCACTATCATGTGTAGATTGTCCTAAAATCTTGGGTGGAATCGGGGGCGCAATCGCGGGTGGAATCGCTGAAGGAATCGTGGGTGGAATCTCTTTGCTGATGTTACGGATCTTGTCTGAGTCAGTGAGAGAATTTCCCCCAGGCCCTCCTGAAATCTGCTTCGCTCTTGGGTCTTCAGTGGGTAATTGACGGGCAGGACCTGGTTGTTCTTCATGTCCAGAATGCACCAGTTTTCGATAGGATGCCCCACGATCTCCGTAATACTCTAGCCAAGAACCACCTGCCTGTCTGGAAAACCATCTTCCAGGATCTGAACTATGCATCTGCAGAGCTTCCGCCCTCCATCTTAGGTTTGCCATCTCATTGCGGTTGATTGAAACTGCTCTTGGGAGTGGGGGTCTTCTATAAGATGGGGGTGGG
It includes:
- the LOC128454949 gene encoding junctional cadherin 5-associated protein is translated as MYSVEDLLISHGYKLPKSGPPSATPYDKRPADCQRELVDNRAGRGTLNGYEADRGASITGIYASRQALVKCFPATDNESGERFQRRKEAGIGILGDAQPLGDSLATDSGFYDVPSLTYSEPLSHDERDVSYWRRRGQDFSILLDYADGRELRASAGAWRPQALIAAEEHRAERRAQQLWEDISWLRDPDAAPCQLRVTGERKCQSLGTEEWRPAVGLGRQLSDGDGDRWAQDHYRLRTPEGFFHPRTKAKSQSLPRVLSPDRIDGRELIPSRPSLPDRQQRINSTVFSGPYSRYIYSGLGRERWGRNAGPSSHVALLPKPRFSRPLKPPSYEIHQQTRGSAEMLAIEQGAKQKDRSLYFPRGGELRQDYFAQHSAITGMEPPGYIPPPSYRRPPLPRAVSINRNEMANLRWRAEALQMHSSDPGRWFSRQAGGSWLEYYGDRGASYRKLVHSGHEEQPGPARQLPTEDPRAKQISGGPGGNSLTDSDKIRNISKEIPPTIPSAIPPAIAPPIPPKILGQSTHDSAFPPQQGPSLNTDGRKTSLIENDSINRWSNRGLNKKSDSVGPEQNRTQFFPSSILGKPPPPPCKPVDQGVSEIVAEVKKVEVPDPPEKDKNKNLKKRLSETIFCLVSVPPTPQLCGTIRDQNNNNEKSPDPADSPSDNKTGHLTNQSLQSTSSAEAELQALTGSIASSKTSSRASSKMFKKVPCRPPKINHYKELKLSGSWPSNQYRDQETQTSPEAQKPAPENKEAQQEPVPPDTEDPPDSIGVAGSSFTFPIKGVKSLKLSSNSAFSLTSTFSNQLNKSTAPQPAVPPSGNVEENKPATNTGPEALPQLLLKPTVQRPWDAVKELETIKKEVQDQQQQQNSKQPSVDKCIEDLNEAYKDILELGTASNKVPDGSVQIPERIKIRLTSEPLNKPSSLRRSAVSWSVDPEYREVKSAFSRPATKSVTFSKQLREELPVPPRETGFREYRVLSHLSRRRSTDGRTVKLDLPDEPIETPLCDFSPTTHTTSAEVPWADRQPMQDASTLTSPPDYEDICLTLRHTKDPSDVNKASTGNSNPNDPETLQDLSGESEEDCPICKRELENQMRQGPLPPLHEENSSDSSATQNGSPPQCAALESPADDSLTEEPKDSSLKQSGSDLCGETREQSTLTRGGNEITDNAQADNLDNIGAVNPAESLLMNDATKESASIILANDVPADPQVTEEQRAKEVEAKEASIGEIPEGSADKQSAEGKFENEIQDSAAPDDKQAQEKNPFAVPEQRVVLRTHLGRDHAGLPEFPPDRLPLSVPPNPDRRLSLSLEGERRSRGPAHRMEVLQNKLAISPGRVAVERLARMRDVDVMYRMRRLSIRSNDSGEGDAEGEGEGKEEQVEESHCLPQRNKENDQEVTNSQQVSDETVLQNEEESSLSEPHDPSRVETL